One window from the genome of Cyclobacterium amurskyense encodes:
- a CDS encoding AMP-binding protein: MMDFPWFQFYPEAVPKQIDPDQYSSAVDLFEESIVKFGDAVAYECMDKTISFNELDKLSSTFASFLQHELNLKKGDRIGIQMPNLLQYPIVMFGALRAGLIVVNTNPLYTSSEMEHQFSDAGVKAVVIVANFAHNLEKIKSKIGLKHIVITEIGDSLGGLKGNIVNLVVKYIKKMVPAYNIPEAWSFKKAMVAGEKKAYVRRELAHKDLAFLQYTGGTTGVSKGAMLSHGNIVANMQQISAWMKPRLIEKEETVITALPLYHIFALTVNCLAMMKIGAHNVLITNPRDMPTFCKTLKKHPFSVFTGVNTLFNGLLNQESFRSLDFSSLKIAVAGGMALQSFVAKRWKEVTGVAISEGYGLTETSPVVTCNPIDGTERLGTIGIPLPNTDVKIVDDEGNDLPLGERGELCVKGPQVMPGYWERPEETADSFLGEWFKTGDIAVKDKDGYFKIVDRKKEMILVSGFNVYPNEVEDALTAHDRINEAGVIGIPDEKSTERVVAYVIATDKSLSEEDLIAFSRESLTSYKVPKEIYFVDELPKSNVGKILRRVIKENHLKKMVL, translated from the coding sequence ATGATGGATTTTCCATGGTTTCAATTTTATCCGGAAGCCGTTCCTAAGCAAATAGACCCGGATCAATACAGTAGTGCAGTAGATCTTTTTGAAGAAAGTATAGTAAAATTTGGAGATGCGGTAGCCTATGAATGTATGGATAAAACTATATCCTTCAATGAATTAGATAAATTATCGTCCACCTTTGCTTCCTTTTTACAGCATGAACTTAACCTAAAAAAAGGTGATCGCATTGGTATTCAAATGCCTAATTTACTACAGTACCCAATCGTCATGTTTGGCGCGCTAAGAGCCGGTCTGATAGTGGTAAATACCAATCCATTGTATACTTCTTCGGAGATGGAGCATCAGTTTTCTGACGCAGGGGTCAAAGCGGTCGTTATCGTTGCTAATTTTGCACATAATCTTGAAAAAATTAAAAGTAAAATAGGCCTTAAGCATATAGTCATTACTGAAATAGGTGATTCACTTGGTGGGTTAAAAGGGAATATCGTCAATTTAGTAGTGAAATACATCAAAAAGATGGTTCCTGCTTATAATATACCGGAGGCATGGAGCTTTAAAAAGGCAATGGTAGCTGGTGAGAAAAAAGCTTATGTAAGGCGGGAGTTGGCTCATAAAGATTTGGCTTTCCTACAATATACTGGAGGAACTACTGGTGTGTCCAAAGGTGCCATGTTAAGTCATGGCAATATCGTTGCCAATATGCAGCAGATTTCTGCCTGGATGAAACCTAGGTTAATCGAAAAGGAGGAGACGGTAATAACTGCACTTCCTTTGTACCATATTTTCGCATTGACAGTCAATTGTCTGGCCATGATGAAGATTGGTGCTCACAATGTGTTGATCACCAACCCCCGCGATATGCCTACATTTTGTAAAACACTTAAAAAGCATCCTTTCAGTGTTTTTACAGGAGTCAATACCCTTTTCAATGGTTTGTTGAACCAAGAATCTTTCAGATCTTTGGACTTTAGTTCGCTTAAAATAGCAGTTGCAGGTGGAATGGCCCTTCAGTCATTTGTTGCCAAAAGATGGAAAGAAGTGACGGGAGTTGCGATATCTGAAGGCTATGGGCTTACTGAGACCTCTCCTGTGGTTACTTGTAACCCCATAGATGGTACAGAAAGGTTGGGTACAATTGGTATTCCTTTACCTAACACGGATGTAAAAATTGTAGATGATGAAGGAAATGATTTGCCCTTAGGTGAAAGAGGAGAATTGTGCGTTAAGGGCCCTCAGGTTATGCCAGGCTATTGGGAAAGACCTGAAGAAACCGCTGATAGCTTTTTGGGAGAGTGGTTTAAAACAGGAGACATAGCGGTTAAGGATAAAGACGGATACTTTAAAATCGTAGATCGTAAGAAGGAAATGATTTTGGTGTCTGGCTTCAATGTTTACCCTAACGAGGTAGAAGATGCCTTGACGGCGCATGATAGGATCAACGAAGCAGGGGTAATAGGTATTCCTGATGAGAAATCTACTGAGAGGGTAGTCGCCTATGTAATTGCCACAGACAAATCGCTTTCAGAAGAGGACTTGATTGCCTTTTCTAGAGAAAGCCTGACAAGTTATAAGGTGCCAAAAGAAATATATTTTGTGGATGAACTTCCCAAATCAAATGTTGGAAAAATCCTCAGAAGAGTAATCAAAGAAAATCACTTAAAGAAGATGGTGCTTTAA
- a CDS encoding sugar O-acetyltransferase has product MKSEKEKMLDGELYLASDETLSKDRFHTRQLLNDLNQNLPGDSTHKVNIAKKLFKHVGKDFGLEPPFYCDYGYNISVGDQVFFNFNCVLLDINSITIGNRSMFGPGVNIYAATHPIDAKTRGSQLEFGKPVTIGDDVWVGGGAIICPGVNIGDRSIIAAGAVVTKDVPADVIVGGNPAKIIKYIDQEKKMV; this is encoded by the coding sequence ATGAAATCTGAAAAAGAAAAAATGCTTGATGGTGAATTGTACCTGGCATCAGACGAAACCCTAAGCAAGGACAGGTTTCATACCAGACAATTACTCAATGACTTAAACCAAAACCTCCCTGGAGACAGCACCCATAAGGTTAATATCGCTAAAAAGCTTTTTAAGCATGTAGGCAAAGATTTTGGTTTGGAGCCTCCTTTTTACTGCGATTATGGTTATAATATCAGTGTGGGGGATCAGGTTTTTTTTAATTTCAATTGTGTACTCTTAGACATTAATTCAATTACAATTGGTAACCGAAGCATGTTTGGGCCTGGAGTAAATATTTATGCTGCAACTCATCCAATCGACGCCAAAACAAGGGGCAGCCAGCTTGAATTTGGTAAGCCAGTGACTATTGGTGATGATGTTTGGGTCGGAGGAGGAGCGATTATTTGTCCAGGAGTAAACATTGGTGACAGGAGCATTATTGCCGCAGGCGCAGTTGTCACAAAGGATGTACCTGCAGACGTCATCGTCGGAGGAAACCCTGCTAAAATCATTAAATATATAGACCAAGAAAAGAAGATGGTTTAA
- a CDS encoding DinB family protein — MKEKADAWQMELTKITWEFEKLLEDYDLTTLNLKPGPGKWSPMEIIDHLIQVNASYFPIFQQIIDQKFKTPLLGRLPFYGKKTGEMILASMNKSTKIKTFSSWEPAEKMHNNDLKFDFFNKQDQLSNYIQKMEPYLNQKLMIYSPANKWIVYPLDTAIEIILSHEKRHLTQIKNQLIVQ, encoded by the coding sequence ATGAAAGAAAAAGCAGATGCCTGGCAAATGGAATTAACCAAAATCACTTGGGAATTTGAGAAGCTCTTAGAGGATTATGACCTTACTACTTTAAACTTAAAACCAGGACCTGGAAAATGGAGCCCAATGGAAATTATTGACCATTTAATCCAAGTTAATGCTTCTTATTTTCCCATTTTTCAACAAATCATTGACCAGAAGTTTAAGACACCACTATTAGGTAGGCTTCCTTTTTATGGTAAAAAAACGGGAGAGATGATCCTTGCATCCATGAATAAAAGTACAAAAATTAAAACTTTTTCTTCCTGGGAACCTGCTGAAAAGATGCATAACAATGACCTGAAGTTTGATTTTTTCAATAAACAAGACCAATTGTCCAATTACATTCAAAAGATGGAACCTTATCTAAATCAAAAACTTATGATTTATTCTCCGGCCAATAAATGGATTGTATACCCTTTGGACACAGCAATAGAAATTATTTTGAGCCATGAAAAGAGGCATCTTACTCAAATAAAGAACCAACTAATTGTCCAATAA